Genomic segment of Glutamicibacter sp. JL.03c:
TGCGCCCTGTTCATCGTTGTCATCCTTGGCTCCTTGCTGCGCGTGGTGACCGGCCTGAATATCTTCTTGCTGCTCAAGTACCTGGCTCGTGAATACCTGCTGATTTTCTCCACCAGCTCCTCCGAGTCGGCCCTGCCGCGCTTGATCGCCAAGATGGAGCATGCCGGTGTTTCGAAGCCGGTTGTCGGCATCACCGTGCCCACCGGCTACTCCTTCAACCTTGACGGCACCGCGATCTACCTGACCATGGCGGCATTGTTCGTGTCCACTGCGATGGGTATGCCGATGGATCTGGGCGAGCAGATTGGCTTGCTGGTCTTCATGATCATTGCTTCCAAGGGCGCCGCCGGAGTGACCGGAGCCGGCCTGGCCACCTTGGCCGCGGGGCTGCAGTCGCACCGTCCGGAACTGCTGGACGGCATGGGCGTGATCGTGGGCATCGACAAGTTCATGTCCGAAGCCCGCGCGCTGACCAACTTCACCGGCAATGCCGTGGCCACGTTGCTGATTGGCAAATGGACCAGCGAAATTGATATGGACCAGGCCAAGGCCGTGCTGGCCGGCAACCGCCCGTTCGACGAAACCAGCGTCGAGGGCCACTAGCCCGCAGTGGAGAATCCGCTATCCGAAGTGTTCGGGTAGCGGATTTTTTGCGTCTTGGAATCTTTGGGAGGATTCGCCTTGGGTGGCAAGACAGCCAACCGGTCGAGCCGACATCATGGGTGCAGCGCTGCGAGTGTGCTTCGTCGGGGGATTCATTGGTCACGGGAGTCGGCGATGAAACCCACCGCGGATGGGCAGGACGGCTTATCGCCCGGGGAATCAAACGCGGCTACGAGCTCACTGGCTATAATCTCGGGGTGCGCGGCGATACCAGCTCCATGATCAGACAGCGATTCGAAGCCGAATGCGCTGCGCGGCTCCCGCCAGGGGGCCATGCGGTGGGCGTGGTCTTCTCCTTCGGCGTCAACGACGTCATTCGCTGGGGCGCGAAGCCACGGTTGGCAGCCGAAGATCGGATCCCCAGCCTCGCGGCAATCCTGGATGCGGCCGGGGAACGGAGCTTGCCGGCATTGATGATCGGGCCGCCAGCGCTTGCCGACGATGCCTTGAACGCGGAACTGCTTGAGCTGGACGCGCAGATGCGAGCAATCTGCCGCCCGAAGACGGTGCCGTATCTGGGCGTCCACGAAGACCTGGCCGGCAATGAACTGTGGCGTCGTGAAGTGGCCGCCGATGACGGGGCGCATCCACGCGCCGCAGGATACGACTTGCTGGCCGGGCTGGCCAGCGGGGCGTGGGATGCCTGGCTACAGGACGCGGCAGCTAGGCTGGAGCCATGAACGCGACACCCTACCAGCAGCACTATCGAGAACTGGCTGATGCCGAAAAAGCACTAATCGAATTGGCCCGGCAGACCATCGAGGCCACCACCGATGCGCCCGAAGGCGGGGACGGGGTGCACACCATGGGGGCCGCGGTGCTGGCTGCCAATGGCACGATGCACGCGGGCGTGAATTTCTACCACTTCACCGGCGGGCCCTGCGCCGAGCTGGTGGCTTTCGGGGCGGCCCGTGCCGCCGGGGCCGTGAACCCGCAGGTGGTAGTTGCGGTGGGCAACGAGGGGCGCGGAATCAAGAACCCGTGCGGTCGCTGCCGCCAGGTGATGGCGGATAACTACCCGCAGTTGCGGGTCATCGTCGATACCCCGAACGGGCCGCGCAGCGTCAGCGCTCGAGAGCTGCTGCCGTTGTCATTCGATTGGCTAGCGGAGCAAGCCTGAGTTCCTGAGGCCAGGTTCAGCGCGCGAGGCCGGTCAACGGGGAAGTGAGCACTACCCGATTGCCGTCGGGATCCTGTAGCTGCAGGATTCGCCCCCCGCCGCCAGGCTGCGGGCCGTGATGCTCGATCCCCGATTCCAGCAGCCGCGACGCCTGGGTGTCGAGATCGGCAACTTCCAGGACCAGGGTGCTGTGCCCGGCGCGTTCGGGTTCGCAGTACACCTGGACGCCGTAGCCCGGGGCCAGGTGCCATTCGAGCAATCCGTCCATGGGCCGCCGATCCGGGGATCTGCCAAAGAGCCGGGCATACCAGAGCTCGGCGCGGGCCACCTCCGATACCGTGCAATTGCCGAGCATTCCCGTGAACATCTGGCTCGCCCCTCACGCCGTCTGGTCTTGGTGTGTGGCACCATTTGACCACCGGGGTGCGCCCGGTTCAAGGACTTCTGCGGATCGAGGGCAAATTATCGGTGCGGGGTCTACAGCACTGGCTGGCCGAGGAACGCGGCGAGCCGGTCCAGGGCCGGCGCCTCGTCGCTGACCGGCTGCGGGGGAACGAAGCGTCCGGAGCGCGGAGAATCAGCGAGCTGCCCGCTGGCTTGGGCCAGATCCCAGAGGCGGGCGAGCAAATCATAGCTGATGGGCGGGCGAAGGCGTCGGCAGGATCCTTGCCCAGCACATCGGCATCGCCAGAGGGCGGGCGCTTCCCGGACAGCATGGCGGCGAAGACCAGATTCATGCCCGCCACATGTCCGAGCAGCTTGCGCACCGTCCAATCGCTGCACGGTGTGGGAGCGTTCCGCTGCTGGGCTGCAACGAGTGCTCCAAAGAAGCGAGCATGGTCCGGGATTCCTTGTCCGTGATGGTTCTCGTCTCTTGCCCCGATCCCAGGCCGGGTCCATGGCCTGACGCGGCCAGCAGGTTTTGCAGACGCGGGGCGAACTGGACTTCATGCTCGGGGGCGTTCAGCTCGTAGATCGGCAAGTTCAGCTGTTGCGCAGCGGGGATCGACTGGATGTGCTCCCAGCCATCGTGCAGGGTTTGGGCCCAGGTCGCCCCGGGGCCGGTTCGTCCGGTCCCGCCATGACGAGCGCGGATTCGCGGATGCCAGCCGGCACCGCCTGCAACCAGCTGCTGTTGGAGGAGCGGCCCTGGTCGCCACGCACGCTGATCAGCCACCCGTCATCCGGCTGTGCCTGGAGCAGCGCGGCAACGCTGGCTCCTTCGCTCTCCGGCTCGGCTGACGCCGGGCCCGCGAACATCTCCATGGTGCTCATCGTGTGATTTCGTGAAATGCCAGTGGGTATTCAGCTCGCATACAACATTAGAGCTAAGGTTCAAGGTAAAGGCTCGCCGTGCAAGAGCCCAAAAACCGGGATCTTTTGCTTCGGCCGATAACCTTGAAATGAGCCTATAGCTCAAAGAATTTGGTGTATCGAACGGGAAGTGTGGTTGACCCATCGTGAGCGAGGAACAGGGAAATAAGCACCGCGGGGCGGGAATGCTCAAGGAGCCTCGTCCGGTGGGTCCAACTGGCAAGCCATTGACAGATTTCCCGGTGCCAGCACCGTTGCCTTCGCACGGCCCAGCACGCGTGATCGCCATGGTTAACCAGAAGGGTGGCGTCGGCAAGACCACCTCCACCATCAATCTGGCCGCCGCGCTCGCCGAGTACGGCCGCAAGGTGCTGCTGGTGGACTTCGACCCGCAGGGCGCTCTGTCTGCCGGATTTGGCACCAACCCGCATGAAATGGACATCACCGTCTACAACGTGCTGATGGATCGCCAGGTGAAAATCACGGACGCGATCTTGCATACCGATGTGGAAAACATCGACCTGCTGCCGGCAAACATCGACCTGTCGGCCGCTGAAGTGCAACTGGTCAACGAAGTCGCGCGCGAGCAGGTGCTCGAGCGGGCGCTGCGCCACGTCATCGACGACTATGACGTAGTGCTGATCGATTGCCAGCCATCGCTGGGCCTGCTGACCATCAATGCGCTGACTGCCGCCCATGGCGTGATCATCCCGCTGACTGCAGAATTCTTCGCCCTGCGTGCTGTGGCCCTGCTGATGGAGACCATCGACAAGGTCAAGGACCGGCTGAACCAGGTCTTGGAGCTCGACGGCGTAGTGGCCACCATGTACGACGCGCGCACCTTGCACAGCCGCGAAGTGATTACCCGCCTGGACGAGGCCTTCGGCGACAAGCTCTTTGAAACGGTGATCAAGCGAACCATCAAGTTCGCTGATGCCAACGTGGCTGCGGAGCCGATTACCAGCTATGCGGCCAACCACCCCGGTGCCGAGGCCTACCGCAATCTGGCGCGCGAATTGATTTGGCGCGGTGGCGCCCCGTAATGAGCACCACGCTCACCGAGCAAACCGCCAACGATTCCCCACCGCCAGCTGAGACTGAGCAGGAATCGTCTGGCGGTTTTCGCCTTGCCCTGGAGAATTTTAATGGGCCCTTCGACCTCCTGCTGCACCTGATCACCCAGCGCGAACTGGACATCACCGAGGTGGCGCTGGCCGAAGTGACCGACGAATTCATCGCCTACCTGCGCGAGCTCCAGGCCAGCATGGCCGAAGGCAATGACGGGATGAAGGTCCTGGATGAGACCACCGAATTCCTGGTGGTCGCCTCCACGCTGCTTGATCTGAAGGCGGCGCGATTGCTGCCCCGCGGCGAAATGGCCGACGAGGAGGACTTCGAGCTGCTGGAGGCCCGCGATCTGCTCTTTGCCCGGTTGCTGCAGTACAAGGCCTTTAAGCAGGCCGCGGAATTCCTTGGCGAACGCTATGAGATCGAAGGCTCGCGCCATCCTCGCGAGGTATCGCTGGAGCCCGAGTTCGCTTCGTTGCTCCCCGAGTTGGTTTTCACCATCGGACCCGACGCCTTGGCGGCGCTGGCTGCCAAGGCCCTGGCACCTAAGGCCGAGCCGATCACCGAAGTGGGGATCGGGCACCTGCATGGGGCTAACGTCACCATCGCCGAGGAAGCCGAGGCCATCACCGCGCTGCTCCAGGCGCGCGGCCCGCTGGACTTCCGCGAGGTGGTTGCTGACGCTTCAGCGCATCTGGTGGTCGTGGTGCGTTTTCTGGCATTGTTGGAGATGTTCAGGCAGCGTGCGATTAGCTTTGAGCAAGAGGATCCGCTCGGCCCGCTGCGGATCAGCCTGGCTTCGGAGTCTTCCTTCGATGCCGAAGCGGTGCAAGACGAGTATGAGGGAAGCGGGGGTGAGGTGAATCATGAGTGAGATTGCACCCATTGACCAGCTGCCAGGAGGCCTGGAATCGGGCCTCGAAGCGGTGCTGATGGTCGCTGATATCCCCGTCAGTTCGGCGCGTTTGGCCGAAATCTTCCAGGTGCCTACGGCGCGAGTTGCCGAAGCTTTGGAGAAACTGGCAACCGAGTATGATGGAAAGGATCGCCCGCGCGGATTTGAACTGCGTCGTGTCGCCTCCGGGTGGCGTTTCTATACGCGCAGCGATTACGCCGATTTCGTCTCCAGCTTTGTGCTCGACGGGCAGAGCGCGCGCTTGTCGCAGGCCGCCTTGGAAACCCTGGCTGTCATCGCCTACCGTCAGCCGGTCTCGCGTGGACGTATTTCGGCGATTCGAGGTGTGAACGTCGATTCTGTGGTGCGCACATTGCTCACCCGCGGATTGATCACGGAGTATCCGGAAACTGGTGATGGCGGTGCCACGCTGTACCAGAGCACCGAATACTTCCTGGAACGACTGGGATTGGGCTCGCTAGATGAGTTGCCTGCGCTATCCCCGTATCTTCCTGGGGTGGCCGATCTTGAATCGCTCGATTCGGCAACCTACGACGACTAAGTAGCAGCCAGCTGGCGGCTACAACGGACTAAGCACGCGTGGAGCCCCCCATCGATGGGCCCGCGCAGTGAAACGCAACAGCAAGGGACACAGCGAAGCATGAGCAGGGGATCTTCCTCCGGCCGCACACCACGCGGCAACAATTCCAACTTCGGCGGCAAGCCGGCAGGCGGCCGCGGCAAGCAGCAGGGCGGCAAGTCCTTCGGCGAGAAGCCATATGACAGGACCGCGAAGCCAGGAGCCAAGTCGGGTTCGGCCAAGTCGAACTCGGCCAAGCGCAACACCTCAGCAGTACGCAAGAACTCCGAACGCGCCTTCGGCAAGGAACGCTTCGGAAATTCGGTGCCGACCAATTACGCCCGTCCAACCCAGCGCGCACGCGCCCAGGCTCGCGCTGAGAACCAGGCGACTCGCGAGGCCAACGGCGAAATGCAGGACGGCATCCGCCTGCAAAAGGCCATGGCCAACGCCGGTGTCGCTTCGCGACGCGTCTGCGAAGAGATGATCCTCGAAGGCCGCGTCGAGGTCAACGGCAGCCTCGTGGTCGAGCTGGGAACCCGCGTGGACCCGGCCAAGGATTCCATCCACGTCGACGGCATGCGCATCCAGATGAACCAGGCCAACCGCTACTACGTGTTCAACAAGCCGAAGCACGTGATGTGCACGATGGATGACCCGGAAGGCCGTCGCACCATCGCCGACTACTTCAAGAACGAGCACCACTCCCAGCGCCTGTTCCACGTCGGACGCCTGGACTACAAGACCGAGGGCGTGCTGATCCTGACCAACGACGGCGAGCTGGCCAACCGCCTGCAGCACCCGAAGTACGAAGTGCCCAAGACCTACCTGGTGCAGATCCCAGGCCCGCTGCCACGTGCAGTGAGCAACCAGCTGCGCGAAGGCATCAAGCTCGAAGACGGCTGGATCAAGGTCGATGACCTGAAGATCATCGCCACCACCCCGAAGAACGTCATGGTCGAGGTGACCCTGCACTCGGGCCGCAACCGCATCGTGCGCCGCATGTTCGACGCCGTCGGACACCCGGTCCAGCGCCTGGTGCGCGTCGCCGTGGGACCGATCCAGCTGGGCGACCAGAAGCAGGGCACCATCCGCTCCCTGGGCAACCAGGAAGTCGGGCACCTGATGGCCATGGTGGGGATGTAACCCATGCTGTCCTCTCACCTTGCCGGCCCGGTTCTGGTCATCGGCACCGGGCTGCTGGGCACCTCGGTGGGACTGGGCCTGCGCGCCAAAGGCGTGCCGGTCTACCTGAGCGATGTCTCGCCGACCGCCGCCGGCGTAGCGCAAGACATCGGAGCCGGCGTGCTGCTCGAGCAGCGCGCTATCGCCCCGGAACTCGTCGTCATCGGCGCGCCACCGGATGTCACCGCAAGCCTGGCGTCTGACGCGCTGTTGGCGTATCCCAATGCCACCGTGGTGGACATCGCCAGCGTGAAGGGCTCGATCCTTTCCGCGGTCCTGGCAGATGAGCGGCTGCGCCCGGCCGAGACCGCCCGCTATGTGGGCACCCACCCCATGGCAGGACGCGAAAAGTCGGGCCCGGCCGCAGCACGCGGCGAGCTGTTCACCTCCATGCCATGGGTGATTTGCGCTCACGAGGGGGCAGACCCGGCCCGCGTGAAGGTCGCCGAATCCCTGGCGATCGACCTTGGTGCCACCATGCATCGGATGTCGGCCACCGAACATGACCAGTCCGTGGCCTTGATCAGCCACTTCCCGCAGGCCGCCAGCTCGATGATCGCCTCGCGGCTGCTGAATGCCGAGGCTCATCAGCTGGCATTGGCGGGCAACGGGCTGCGGGATACCACGCGTATCGCGGCCAGCGACGAGAAGCTCTGGATCCAGATTTTCTCGCACAACGCCCAGGCGCTGGTGCCAATCTTGAGCGGGATGAAAGAAGACCTGGACCGGTTGATCAAGACCTTGAGCAACCCGCAGGGCCCTGGCGCGCTGCTGGACCTCTCGCAGCTGATGACCGAGGGCAACGCCGGCAAGGCGCGCATTCCGGGCAAGCATGGCGCCCCGCCTCAAGCCTTCGCGCTGGTCACGGTTCTGGTCGACGACCGACCGGGACAGATCGCGCAACTGCTGGCCGACATCGGCGAGGCCGGCATTAATATTGAAGATTTGCGCATGGAGCACTCTGCCGGCCACCAGGTCGGCATGGTGGATGTTTCGGTGGTCCCCGGACGCCGCGACGAACTGATTAACGTATTGACTACGAACGGATGGAAAGTAGCCCAGTGAGCACCTTGAACAACGACCAGCTCGTCATTGCCATCGACGGCCCCAGCGGCTCTGGCAAGTCTTCGGTCTCCAAGGCCGTCGCCCGGGAATTGGGTGCTGCCTACCTCGATACCGGGGCGATGTACCGTGCCATTACCTACTCGGTGCTCGCCGACGGAACCGACCTGGCAGACGCCAGCGCGATCGCCCAGGCCGTGCGCGATGCCCAGCTGGAGATCTCGGTGGACCCGGACGCCGAATTGGTGGAGATCGGCGGCGTCGATGTCACCAGCGCCATCCGCGAACCGCGCATCTCCGAGCAGGTTTCAACCGTGGCCACCAACCTGGAGGCCCGCGCCGAACTGGTGCGCCGACAGCAGGACATCATCAAGGCCAACGCACGCATCGTGGCCGAAGGCCGCGACATCACCACCGTGGTGGCCCCGGACGCCGATGCCCGCATCCTGCTGACCGCTTCGGAAGAAGCGCGTTTGCGCCGCCGTGGCCTGCAGCTCGGCGGCACCCAGAACGACTCGCAGCTGGCCAACCAGGTGCTGGCCCGCGATGCCAAGGATTCCACCGTGGTGAACTTCACCCAGGCCGCCGATGGCGTGATGACCGTGGATTCCTCAGACTTGGATTTCGAGCAAACCATCAAGGCCGTGCTTGACGCAATCAGCACTGCAACGAAAAACTAGCCACAAGCTGGTGCCCATCCTCGGCGAGAGCCGATGAAGATTACGATCGCTGTGAAGGGAAAATCATGAGCGAGAACAACTCCACCCACGACGAGGAATACATCCCCGTTGGAGACGACGATATCGCCGAGCGCCTGGCCGAACTGAGCGAGGAAGAAGCCGCCATTCGCGCGCAGGCTCTGCTCAGCGGACTGGAAGACTACGAGCTGGATGAGGAAGACTCGGCCCTGCTCGCAGGTTTGGATGACTTTGATGACGACGACGCCGATGTGGTCATTCCACCCGTGCTCGCCGTGATCGGGCGCCCCAACGTGGGCAAGTCCACCCTGGTCAACCGCATCCTGGGCCGCCGCGAAGCCGTGGTTGAAGACACCCCGGGTGTCACCCGCGACCGCGTGTCCTACTCCGCCGAGTGGATGGGCCGCCCCTTCACCATCGTTGATACCGGCGGCTGGGAGCACGACGCCAAGGGCATCCATGCCTCC
This window contains:
- a CDS encoding cytidine deaminase encodes the protein MNATPYQQHYRELADAEKALIELARQTIEATTDAPEGGDGVHTMGAAVLAANGTMHAGVNFYHFTGGPCAELVAFGAARAAGAVNPQVVVAVGNEGRGIKNPCGRCRQVMADNYPQLRVIVDTPNGPRSVSARELLPLSFDWLAEQA
- a CDS encoding GDSL-type esterase/lipase family protein, which codes for MVTGVGDETHRGWAGRLIARGIKRGYELTGYNLGVRGDTSSMIRQRFEAECAARLPPGGHAVGVVFSFGVNDVIRWGAKPRLAAEDRIPSLAAILDAAGERSLPALMIGPPALADDALNAELLELDAQMRAICRPKTVPYLGVHEDLAGNELWRREVAADDGAHPRAAGYDLLAGLASGAWDAWLQDAAARLEP
- the scpB gene encoding SMC-Scp complex subunit ScpB — protein: MSEIAPIDQLPGGLESGLEAVLMVADIPVSSARLAEIFQVPTARVAEALEKLATEYDGKDRPRGFELRRVASGWRFYTRSDYADFVSSFVLDGQSARLSQAALETLAVIAYRQPVSRGRISAIRGVNVDSVVRTLLTRGLITEYPETGDGGATLYQSTEYFLERLGLGSLDELPALSPYLPGVADLESLDSATYDD
- a CDS encoding VOC family protein, yielding MFTGMLGNCTVSEVARAELWYARLFGRSPDRRPMDGLLEWHLAPGYGVQVYCEPERAGHSTLVLEVADLDTQASRLLESGIEHHGPQPGGGGRILQLQDPDGNRVVLTSPLTGLAR
- a CDS encoding pseudouridine synthase, translating into MSRGSSSGRTPRGNNSNFGGKPAGGRGKQQGGKSFGEKPYDRTAKPGAKSGSAKSNSAKRNTSAVRKNSERAFGKERFGNSVPTNYARPTQRARAQARAENQATREANGEMQDGIRLQKAMANAGVASRRVCEEMILEGRVEVNGSLVVELGTRVDPAKDSIHVDGMRIQMNQANRYYVFNKPKHVMCTMDDPEGRRTIADYFKNEHHSQRLFHVGRLDYKTEGVLILTNDGELANRLQHPKYEVPKTYLVQIPGPLPRAVSNQLREGIKLEDGWIKVDDLKIIATTPKNVMVEVTLHSGRNRIVRRMFDAVGHPVQRLVRVAVGPIQLGDQKQGTIRSLGNQEVGHLMAMVGM
- a CDS encoding prephenate dehydrogenase, which gives rise to MLSSHLAGPVLVIGTGLLGTSVGLGLRAKGVPVYLSDVSPTAAGVAQDIGAGVLLEQRAIAPELVVIGAPPDVTASLASDALLAYPNATVVDIASVKGSILSAVLADERLRPAETARYVGTHPMAGREKSGPAAARGELFTSMPWVICAHEGADPARVKVAESLAIDLGATMHRMSATEHDQSVALISHFPQAASSMIASRLLNAEAHQLALAGNGLRDTTRIAASDEKLWIQIFSHNAQALVPILSGMKEDLDRLIKTLSNPQGPGALLDLSQLMTEGNAGKARIPGKHGAPPQAFALVTVLVDDRPGQIAQLLADIGEAGINIEDLRMEHSAGHQVGMVDVSVVPGRRDELINVLTTNGWKVAQ
- a CDS encoding segregation and condensation protein A — its product is MSTTLTEQTANDSPPPAETEQESSGGFRLALENFNGPFDLLLHLITQRELDITEVALAEVTDEFIAYLRELQASMAEGNDGMKVLDETTEFLVVASTLLDLKAARLLPRGEMADEEDFELLEARDLLFARLLQYKAFKQAAEFLGERYEIEGSRHPREVSLEPEFASLLPELVFTIGPDALAALAAKALAPKAEPITEVGIGHLHGANVTIAEEAEAITALLQARGPLDFREVVADASAHLVVVVRFLALLEMFRQRAISFEQEDPLGPLRISLASESSFDAEAVQDEYEGSGGEVNHE
- the cmk gene encoding (d)CMP kinase, whose product is MESSPVSTLNNDQLVIAIDGPSGSGKSSVSKAVARELGAAYLDTGAMYRAITYSVLADGTDLADASAIAQAVRDAQLEISVDPDAELVEIGGVDVTSAIREPRISEQVSTVATNLEARAELVRRQQDIIKANARIVAEGRDITTVVAPDADARILLTASEEARLRRRGLQLGGTQNDSQLANQVLARDAKDSTVVNFTQAADGVMTVDSSDLDFEQTIKAVLDAISTATKN
- a CDS encoding ParA family protein, producing the protein MSEEQGNKHRGAGMLKEPRPVGPTGKPLTDFPVPAPLPSHGPARVIAMVNQKGGVGKTTSTINLAAALAEYGRKVLLVDFDPQGALSAGFGTNPHEMDITVYNVLMDRQVKITDAILHTDVENIDLLPANIDLSAAEVQLVNEVAREQVLERALRHVIDDYDVVLIDCQPSLGLLTINALTAAHGVIIPLTAEFFALRAVALLMETIDKVKDRLNQVLELDGVVATMYDARTLHSREVITRLDEAFGDKLFETVIKRTIKFADANVAAEPITSYAANHPGAEAYRNLARELIWRGGAP